One region of Rana temporaria chromosome 11, aRanTem1.1, whole genome shotgun sequence genomic DNA includes:
- the LMO1 gene encoding rhombotin-1 isoform X1: MMVLDKEDGVPMLSVQPKGKQKGCAGCNRKIKDRYLLKALDKYWHEDCLKCACCDCRLGEVGSTLYTKANLILCRRDYLRLFGTTGNCAACSKLIPAFEMVMRARDNVYHLDCFACQLCNQRFCVGDKFFLKNNMILCQMDYEEGQLNGSFDSQVQ; the protein is encoded by the exons gAGTGCCGATGCTCTCAGTCCAGCCAAAGGGAAAACAGAAAGGCTGCGCGGGTTGTAACCGGAAGATCAAGGACCGCTACCTGCTCAAGGCGTTGGACAAGTACTGGCATGAAGACTGCTTAAAATGCGCCTGCTGCGACTGCCGCTTGGGCGAGGTCGGCTCGACGCTCTACACGAAAGCAAACCTTATACTTTGTCGCAGAGATTACTTACG GCTCTTCGGAACCACAGGGAACTGCGCCGCCTGCAGCAAGCTCATCCCCGCCTTCGAAATGGTCATGCGCGCCAGAGATAACGTTTACCACCTGGACTGCTTCGCCTGTCAGCTCTGCAACCAGAG GTTCTGCGTCGGGGACAAGTTTTTCCTGAAGAACAACATGATCCTGTGCCAGATGGACTACGAAGAGGGGCAGCTCAACGGGAGCTTCGATTCCCAAGTCCAATAG
- the LMO1 gene encoding rhombotin-1 isoform X2 yields the protein MVLDKEEGVPMLSVQPKGKQKGCAGCNRKIKDRYLLKALDKYWHEDCLKCACCDCRLGEVGSTLYTKANLILCRRDYLRLFGTTGNCAACSKLIPAFEMVMRARDNVYHLDCFACQLCNQRFCVGDKFFLKNNMILCQMDYEEGQLNGSFDSQVQ from the exons gAGTGCCGATGCTCTCAGTCCAGCCAAAGGGAAAACAGAAAGGCTGCGCGGGTTGTAACCGGAAGATCAAGGACCGCTACCTGCTCAAGGCGTTGGACAAGTACTGGCATGAAGACTGCTTAAAATGCGCCTGCTGCGACTGCCGCTTGGGCGAGGTCGGCTCGACGCTCTACACGAAAGCAAACCTTATACTTTGTCGCAGAGATTACTTACG GCTCTTCGGAACCACAGGGAACTGCGCCGCCTGCAGCAAGCTCATCCCCGCCTTCGAAATGGTCATGCGCGCCAGAGATAACGTTTACCACCTGGACTGCTTCGCCTGTCAGCTCTGCAACCAGAG GTTCTGCGTCGGGGACAAGTTTTTCCTGAAGAACAACATGATCCTGTGCCAGATGGACTACGAAGAGGGGCAGCTCAACGGGAGCTTCGATTCCCAAGTCCAATAG